In Corynebacterium guangdongense, one DNA window encodes the following:
- a CDS encoding SDR family NAD(P)-dependent oxidoreductase — protein MTLKGRTAVITGGASGIGAAIARLFAAEGARIVVGDISSAAESVVQSLVDADRPALYLPTDVTSESSVAELMDVAEEKFGRLDVLVANAGVPEEKTPIHELDLVAWQRVIDIDLTGVAISNKYAARKMLAVGGGSIINMASILGHVGQANSTAYSAAKAAVVNFTRSTALTYAQDNLRVNCVSPGYVNTPLIENLPAETRGRIIERMPIGRLLEPEEIADVVLFLASDASSSITGAAINADGGYTAI, from the coding sequence ATGACGCTGAAAGGTAGGACTGCCGTAATTACGGGAGGCGCGTCCGGAATCGGGGCCGCCATCGCCCGTCTGTTCGCCGCCGAGGGCGCCCGGATCGTCGTCGGAGACATTTCCTCGGCCGCGGAATCGGTCGTGCAGTCGCTTGTCGACGCAGACCGACCGGCGCTGTACCTGCCCACGGACGTCACCAGCGAGAGCTCGGTCGCCGAATTGATGGACGTGGCCGAAGAAAAATTCGGGCGACTCGATGTGCTCGTCGCCAATGCCGGCGTCCCGGAGGAAAAGACGCCGATCCACGAACTGGATCTGGTCGCCTGGCAGCGGGTCATCGACATTGACCTGACCGGAGTGGCGATCTCCAACAAGTACGCGGCGAGGAAGATGCTCGCCGTCGGCGGCGGCTCCATCATCAACATGGCCTCGATTCTGGGTCACGTGGGCCAGGCGAACAGCACCGCGTACTCTGCGGCCAAGGCGGCCGTGGTGAACTTCACCCGCTCCACGGCCCTGACCTACGCGCAGGACAATCTCCGCGTCAATTGTGTTTCCCCCGGCTACGTCAACACACCGCTCATCGAGAATCTCCCCGCGGAAACGCGGGGCCGGATCATCGAGCGGATGCCCATCGGCCGACTCCTCGAGCCCGAAGAAATCGCTGACGTCGTCCTGTTCCTCGCCAGCGACGCGTCCTCGAGCATCACGGGTGCCGCAATCAACGCCGACGGCGGATACACGGCAATCTAG
- a CDS encoding Zn-dependent hydrolase has product MNFMQLIDRFAQISDPSCPEGVDRPGYSRLERDAHSLFADFMRERGLAVRTDAVGNTVAELPGTGPGLGAIGTGSHLDSVHRAGRFDGIAGVVTAMLIADRAVAEGLLPRHPWRFVVFATEEGARFGQACIGSRFATGTPVDLGLVDASGTTLAEAMTAVGLRPAEAASARWSAQDWSAFIELHVEQGPALAAAGVDVGVVDRISGSSRFEVTFDGVASHSGGTPMGLRADALAGASEFILACEAYPSQDAGREGLRVTVGKLSVEPGGITTIPGRVVLSVDVRDTEVERMAAATRALELAAIEIAERRGLGISVRPLAQTAPAGLSTRVVDALSTAASEAGASHRVMASGASHDAQNVASLTDVGMLFVPSLNGGVSHSPDELSEGEALARGVDVVYRAMVGLDRG; this is encoded by the coding sequence ATGAACTTCATGCAGCTGATCGACCGGTTCGCGCAGATCAGCGACCCTTCCTGCCCGGAGGGGGTCGACCGGCCCGGGTACTCCCGGCTGGAGCGCGATGCCCACTCCCTCTTCGCCGACTTCATGCGTGAGCGCGGCCTGGCCGTCCGCACCGACGCCGTCGGCAACACCGTCGCGGAACTGCCCGGGACCGGGCCGGGGCTGGGCGCCATCGGCACCGGCTCCCACCTGGACAGCGTGCACCGCGCCGGGCGCTTCGACGGCATCGCGGGCGTGGTCACGGCGATGCTCATCGCCGACCGCGCCGTCGCCGAAGGTCTGCTCCCGCGCCACCCGTGGCGCTTCGTCGTCTTCGCCACCGAGGAGGGCGCCCGCTTCGGCCAGGCCTGCATCGGCTCCCGCTTCGCCACGGGTACACCGGTCGATCTCGGGCTTGTCGACGCCTCCGGCACCACCCTCGCCGAGGCCATGACCGCCGTCGGCCTTCGCCCCGCCGAGGCCGCGTCCGCCCGGTGGTCGGCGCAGGACTGGTCGGCCTTCATCGAATTACACGTTGAGCAGGGCCCGGCGCTGGCCGCCGCCGGCGTGGATGTCGGCGTGGTGGACCGCATCTCCGGGAGCAGCCGCTTCGAGGTGACTTTCGACGGCGTCGCCTCGCATTCCGGCGGCACCCCGATGGGGCTGCGCGCCGACGCCCTGGCCGGCGCCAGCGAGTTCATCCTCGCGTGCGAGGCCTACCCTTCCCAGGATGCGGGGAGGGAGGGGCTGCGGGTGACCGTCGGCAAGCTCAGCGTCGAGCCCGGCGGAATCACGACCATCCCGGGCCGGGTGGTGCTCAGCGTCGACGTCCGCGACACGGAGGTCGAGCGGATGGCGGCGGCGACCAGGGCCCTGGAACTCGCCGCGATCGAGATCGCGGAGCGGCGGGGGCTGGGGATCTCGGTCCGACCGCTGGCGCAGACGGCGCCGGCCGGCTTGTCGACGCGAGTCGTCGACGCCCTGAGCACGGCAGCCTCAGAGGCCGGGGCCAGCCACCGGGTCATGGCGTCCGGTGCCTCGCATGATGCGCAGAACGTCGCGTCGCTGACGGACGTGGGCATGCTGTTTGTCCCGAGCCTCAATGGCGGGGTGAGCCATTCCCCGGATGAGCTCTCCGAGGGTGAGGCCCTGGCGCGGGGCGTGGACGTGGTGTACCGGGCGATGGTCGGCCTGGATCGGGGATAG
- a CDS encoding glutamate--cysteine ligase — protein MNQASQHGLPSRVPRTPIDPARVETGELSEPSNSRRLFGVEEELLLVDATTLEPIPAGEEAARRSGNPHRSGHEITAEFQQEQVEVICPPRLTFAEQLEAIRVGRALAAASAARLGGRVVALPSAPRLLRPHMVPKPRFQRIRERFGVTAVEQLTCGFHVHVHINSRAEGVAVLDRIRVWLPTLLALSANSPFWSGADTGFASYRYQLWSRWPTSGPTDLFGSVEAYDRLRAGLLATEVPLDIGMIYFDARASAKHPTVEVRIADVCLEAEHATVIATLIRALVETSAREWAAGIEPDPVSATLLRAWSWWASYHGVEGDLIHPATGVPSPAQEVVAALVDHVRPVLAEYGEESAVVRGVTQILQGQSGVRRQREAYSSRGRLYDVVADALVATHHDAPAQVDTD, from the coding sequence ATGAACCAAGCTTCCCAGCATGGTCTTCCTTCGCGGGTGCCCCGGACTCCGATCGACCCGGCGCGGGTGGAGACGGGCGAGCTGTCGGAGCCCTCTAATTCGCGGCGTCTTTTCGGCGTCGAAGAAGAGCTGCTCCTGGTGGACGCCACCACTCTCGAGCCGATTCCCGCCGGGGAGGAGGCGGCGAGGCGCAGCGGCAACCCCCACCGCAGCGGCCATGAGATCACCGCCGAATTCCAGCAGGAGCAGGTCGAGGTGATCTGCCCGCCCCGACTCACCTTTGCGGAGCAGTTGGAGGCGATCCGGGTCGGCCGAGCCCTCGCCGCGGCCAGTGCCGCCCGCCTGGGTGGCCGGGTGGTGGCGCTGCCCTCGGCCCCCAGGCTGCTGCGCCCGCATATGGTGCCCAAACCCCGCTTTCAGCGAATTCGGGAACGCTTCGGGGTGACCGCCGTCGAACAGCTGACCTGCGGTTTCCACGTTCACGTGCACATCAACTCCCGTGCGGAAGGCGTGGCGGTCCTTGACCGGATCCGGGTGTGGTTGCCGACGCTGCTGGCGCTGAGCGCGAACTCCCCGTTCTGGTCCGGGGCCGACACCGGTTTCGCCTCCTACCGTTATCAGTTGTGGAGCCGCTGGCCGACGTCCGGGCCCACCGACCTCTTCGGCTCCGTCGAGGCCTACGACCGGCTGCGCGCCGGCCTGTTGGCCACCGAGGTCCCGCTGGACATCGGCATGATCTACTTCGACGCCCGGGCCTCGGCCAAGCACCCCACCGTCGAGGTCCGGATCGCCGACGTGTGCCTGGAAGCCGAGCACGCCACGGTGATCGCCACGCTCATCCGCGCACTAGTGGAGACCTCCGCGCGTGAGTGGGCCGCCGGAATCGAACCGGACCCGGTGTCCGCGACCCTGCTGCGGGCCTGGTCCTGGTGGGCCAGCTACCACGGCGTCGAAGGCGACCTGATCCACCCGGCCACCGGCGTTCCCTCCCCGGCACAGGAGGTCGTCGCCGCGCTGGTGGACCATGTCCGGCCGGTCCTGGCCGAGTACGGGGAGGAGTCCGCCGTGGTGAGGGGCGTGACCCAGATCCTGCAGGGGCAGTCGGGGGTCCGGCGCCAGCGGGAGGCCTACTCCTCCCGCGGCCGGCTGTACGACGTCGTGGCCGACGCCCTCGTCGCGACCCACCACGACGCCCCGGCGCAGGTGGATACGGACTGA
- a CDS encoding MFS transporter, whose translation MTANRRRVLIALMGAQVLAGLAHGVTYSMGALLSAEMAGAAWGGAASTVTTVGAGLWAVPLATLVEKRGRRASLSTGLALGSLGALSALAGAQTNLFAFVLIGFFFLGAAVAMNLQARFAAADVAGEDNQGRFISLVVWSTTVGAVAGPNLFAPTEKLGEALGLAPFSGAYLVCFGVQWLAVVLLQVMIRPEVHPTRTRATGRVPLGRYPSAAAAIAVNAVSHFAMVALMSMTAVHLHGHGASITLIGVTISFHVLGMYGFAPVFGWLADATRPSLAIHLGLGLSLLSASMMIAGAQTEAVVVVALLLLGVGWSSTLVGSSTLITNVTAEQDRPTVQGRSDFVMNLTGATGGVIAGPVVSMWGIEWMGVVVVAAIAVVVAGTRVYGARAAAPKK comes from the coding sequence ATGACCGCGAATCGGCGCAGAGTGCTCATCGCCCTGATGGGGGCCCAGGTGCTGGCGGGCCTGGCCCACGGCGTGACCTATTCAATGGGGGCGCTGCTCTCCGCGGAGATGGCCGGCGCCGCCTGGGGCGGGGCGGCGTCGACCGTGACGACCGTCGGCGCCGGCCTCTGGGCGGTGCCGCTGGCGACGCTCGTCGAGAAGCGGGGGCGGCGGGCCTCCCTGTCGACGGGCCTGGCCCTGGGCTCGCTCGGCGCGCTGTCGGCGCTCGCCGGTGCGCAGACGAATCTCTTCGCGTTCGTACTGATCGGGTTCTTCTTCCTGGGCGCGGCCGTCGCGATGAACCTGCAGGCGCGCTTCGCCGCCGCCGACGTCGCCGGTGAAGACAACCAGGGCCGGTTCATCTCGCTGGTGGTGTGGTCGACGACCGTCGGCGCCGTCGCCGGGCCGAACCTTTTCGCGCCCACCGAGAAGCTCGGCGAGGCGCTCGGCCTGGCGCCGTTCTCCGGCGCGTACCTCGTCTGCTTCGGGGTGCAGTGGCTGGCGGTCGTCCTGCTGCAGGTGATGATTCGCCCCGAGGTGCACCCGACCCGCACACGCGCCACGGGCAGGGTCCCGCTGGGCAGGTACCCGAGCGCGGCGGCGGCCATCGCCGTCAACGCCGTCAGCCATTTCGCCATGGTCGCGCTGATGTCCATGACCGCCGTCCACCTGCACGGCCACGGCGCGTCGATCACGCTCATCGGGGTCACCATCTCCTTCCACGTGCTGGGCATGTACGGCTTCGCGCCCGTCTTCGGCTGGCTTGCCGACGCCACCCGCCCCAGCCTCGCCATCCACCTCGGCCTGGGCCTGTCGCTGCTGTCGGCGAGCATGATGATCGCCGGGGCGCAGACCGAGGCCGTCGTGGTCGTCGCACTGCTCCTCCTCGGCGTCGGGTGGTCCTCGACGCTGGTGGGCTCCTCGACGCTGATCACCAACGTCACCGCGGAGCAGGACCGCCCGACGGTACAAGGGCGCAGCGACTTCGTCATGAACCTCACCGGCGCCACCGGCGGTGTGATCGCCGGGCCCGTGGTCTCCATGTGGGGGATCGAGTGGATGGGCGTGGTCGTGGTGGCGGCGATCGCCGTGGTGGTGGCGGGGACGCGGGTGTACGGCGCCCGGGCAGCTGCCCCTAAAAAGTGA
- a CDS encoding ZIP family metal transporter, with translation MPEWLAAGAAGLMAGAALVLGSVIAWFISVPARVVAAIMAFGAGVLISALSFELVDEAMEQGGLAATAVGFLSGALIYVVCNLLLARQGARHRKRSGDQQPSASEGPGVAIAVGALIDGIPESMVLGLSFLTGGGLSLPMLAAVFISNVPEGLSSTAGMKNAGRGLGYVFGIWGGIAVLSGVASLAGYLLLDGAAATTLAFVNALAAGAILAMITDTMVPEAFEKASLYAGLIATLGFLAAFSLHSLG, from the coding sequence ATGCCGGAATGGTTGGCCGCCGGGGCCGCCGGCCTCATGGCCGGCGCCGCCCTGGTGCTGGGCAGTGTGATCGCCTGGTTCATTTCCGTGCCCGCTCGCGTGGTGGCGGCCATCATGGCCTTCGGCGCCGGGGTGCTCATCTCCGCGCTCTCCTTCGAACTGGTCGATGAAGCCATGGAGCAGGGCGGCCTGGCGGCCACCGCCGTCGGGTTTCTCAGCGGGGCCCTGATCTACGTGGTCTGCAATCTTCTGCTCGCCCGCCAGGGTGCGCGCCACCGCAAGCGATCCGGCGACCAGCAGCCTTCCGCCTCCGAGGGTCCGGGGGTGGCGATCGCGGTCGGCGCGCTGATCGACGGGATCCCGGAGTCCATGGTGCTGGGCCTGAGTTTCCTCACCGGTGGAGGCCTGAGCCTGCCGATGCTCGCCGCGGTGTTCATCTCCAATGTCCCCGAAGGACTCTCCAGCACCGCAGGCATGAAGAACGCCGGCCGCGGCCTGGGTTACGTCTTCGGCATCTGGGGCGGGATCGCCGTCCTGTCCGGCGTCGCCTCCCTGGCCGGGTACCTGCTTCTCGACGGAGCGGCCGCCACCACCCTGGCGTTCGTCAACGCCCTGGCCGCCGGGGCGATCCTGGCCATGATCACCGACACCATGGTCCCGGAAGCCTTCGAGAAGGCTTCCCTCTACGCCGGACTGATCGCCACCCTGGGATTCCTGGCCGCCTTCAGCCTGCATTCCCTGGGCTGA
- a CDS encoding potassium transporter Kup, translating into MTPAVAPTSPFLALGALGVVFGDIGTSPLYALHTAFSMKHNAITPEPANVYGIISMVLWTITIIVTLKYVLLVTRADNEGQGGILALVALLRRRLGGRRNLAAAVTILGVLGAALFYGDAVITPAISVLSAVEGLSVASPDLGPLIVPVSAAVLAVLFAVQPFGTGKVARAFGPVMLLWFATMAALGIPQIVAHPRILVSLSPQWAIELILRHPFQAFILLGAVVLTVTGAEALYADLGHFGARAIRLAWLTVAMPALMLVYLGQGALVIATPEAVSNPLFYLAPPALQIPLVVFATIATIIASQAVISGTFSVTRQAIRLGLLPRLNVKHTSRREEGQIYLPMVNWSLFLAVLALVLLFSSSAELANAYGLAVTGTLILESVLFLVFASTVWRWGGWRIAAFAVGIGLVEILLFAANVTKLFAGGWLPLLIAGVVVLIMTTWLAGSDRVSVIRRELEGPLLPFVGSLRSARVRRIPGVAVFPHASEGTTPLALVRLVTDFHVRHDHVVIVRLVHANVPHVPPDERIQIDDVGSPADGIVHVTIRVGFTDDQDIPHNLALAVDQSAELHIDLDQARYFLSVLTLRPPRTPQLRDWRQKLFLTLEKNQANRTEIFHLPPARTIVLGSELHL; encoded by the coding sequence CTGACGCCCGCGGTTGCCCCCACCTCCCCCTTCCTGGCACTAGGGGCGCTCGGGGTGGTCTTCGGGGACATCGGCACCAGCCCCCTGTACGCCCTGCACACCGCGTTCAGCATGAAACACAACGCGATCACCCCGGAACCGGCGAACGTCTACGGGATCATTTCCATGGTCCTGTGGACGATCACCATCATCGTCACCCTCAAGTACGTCCTGCTCGTCACCCGCGCGGACAACGAAGGGCAGGGCGGCATCCTGGCATTGGTCGCCCTCCTGCGCCGTCGCCTTGGCGGACGCAGGAACCTCGCCGCAGCGGTCACCATCCTGGGTGTGCTCGGCGCCGCACTGTTCTACGGGGATGCGGTCATCACTCCCGCCATTTCCGTGCTCAGCGCGGTTGAGGGGTTGTCGGTGGCCTCCCCCGACCTCGGGCCACTGATCGTTCCGGTGTCCGCGGCGGTTCTCGCCGTACTGTTCGCCGTTCAGCCCTTCGGCACCGGCAAAGTGGCCCGTGCCTTCGGTCCCGTCATGCTCCTCTGGTTCGCCACCATGGCCGCGCTGGGAATCCCGCAGATCGTCGCCCACCCGAGAATTCTGGTGAGCCTGTCCCCGCAGTGGGCGATCGAGCTGATCCTGCGCCATCCGTTCCAGGCGTTCATCCTGCTGGGGGCGGTGGTGCTCACGGTCACCGGTGCTGAGGCGCTCTACGCCGACCTGGGGCACTTCGGCGCGCGGGCGATCCGCCTGGCCTGGCTGACGGTGGCGATGCCGGCCCTCATGCTCGTCTACCTGGGGCAGGGTGCGCTGGTCATCGCCACGCCTGAGGCCGTGAGCAACCCCCTGTTCTACCTCGCGCCGCCCGCCCTGCAGATCCCCCTGGTCGTCTTCGCCACGATCGCGACGATCATCGCCTCCCAGGCGGTGATCTCGGGGACCTTCTCGGTGACCCGCCAGGCCATCCGCCTGGGCCTGCTGCCCCGGCTGAACGTGAAACACACCTCCCGGCGGGAGGAGGGACAGATCTATCTGCCCATGGTCAACTGGAGCCTGTTCCTCGCCGTCCTGGCCCTGGTCCTGCTCTTCTCCTCCTCGGCGGAGCTGGCCAACGCCTACGGTCTGGCGGTCACCGGGACCCTGATCCTGGAATCGGTCCTGTTCCTGGTCTTCGCCTCCACCGTCTGGCGGTGGGGCGGGTGGAGGATCGCCGCCTTCGCGGTGGGGATTGGGCTGGTGGAGATCCTGCTGTTCGCGGCGAACGTCACCAAACTCTTCGCCGGCGGCTGGCTCCCGCTGCTGATAGCCGGGGTCGTGGTGCTGATCATGACGACCTGGCTCGCCGGCAGCGACCGGGTGTCGGTCATCCGCCGGGAACTGGAGGGCCCCCTCCTGCCGTTCGTGGGTTCCCTGCGTTCGGCGCGTGTTCGCCGGATTCCCGGCGTCGCGGTGTTCCCGCACGCCAGCGAAGGCACCACCCCACTCGCCCTGGTCAGGCTGGTCACGGACTTCCACGTGCGCCACGACCACGTGGTGATCGTGCGCCTCGTGCACGCCAACGTCCCGCACGTCCCCCCGGACGAACGGATCCAGATCGATGACGTCGGCTCCCCCGCCGACGGCATCGTTCACGTGACCATCCGGGTCGGCTTCACCGACGACCAGGACATCCCCCACAATCTTGCCCTCGCCGTCGACCAGAGCGCCGAGCTGCACATCGACCTGGACCAGGCCCGGTATTTCCTCTCGGTGCTGACCCTGCGACCACCGCGTACGCCGCAGCTGCGGGACTGGCGTCAGAAACTCTTCCTCACCCTGGAGAAGAATCAGGCCAACCGCACCGAGATCTTCCACCTTCCCCCCGCACGAACCATCGTGCTGGGCTCCGAACTGCACCTCTGA
- a CDS encoding class II glutamine amidotransferase: protein MCRLFGLAAGRRRISASFWLLDAPYSILLQSHRNPDGAGLGTFDEDGRPRVEKAPIAAYLNTDFAREAKERHSCTFLAHLRYGTGTPVALRNTHPFEMEGRLCAHNGNVADLPALKEHLGPDLARVHGDTDSELVFALITRETLRAGGDVVEGVSRALSWLADNVPVSAVNLIITSAHEMWAVRWPDTHDLFLIDNRVLSEPMDRHSSHGMRIRSAELGEHPSVLVASEKLDDSRGWQLIQPGELIHVSADLSVTRTRVIDGPPRFPLAPITHD from the coding sequence ATGTGCCGACTTTTTGGATTGGCCGCGGGAAGGCGGCGCATCAGCGCGTCGTTCTGGCTTCTGGATGCGCCCTACAGCATCCTCCTCCAGTCCCACCGCAACCCGGACGGCGCCGGCCTGGGCACTTTCGACGAGGACGGGCGCCCCCGGGTGGAGAAGGCCCCCATCGCGGCCTACCTGAACACCGACTTCGCCCGCGAAGCCAAGGAACGCCACAGCTGCACTTTTCTCGCCCACCTGCGCTACGGCACCGGGACCCCCGTGGCGCTGCGCAACACCCACCCGTTTGAGATGGAGGGCCGCTTGTGCGCCCACAACGGCAACGTCGCCGACCTGCCCGCGCTCAAAGAACATCTCGGTCCCGATCTCGCCCGGGTACACGGTGACACGGATTCCGAGCTTGTCTTCGCGCTGATCACCCGGGAAACACTGCGGGCCGGCGGGGACGTGGTCGAGGGGGTGAGCCGGGCGCTGTCCTGGCTGGCCGACAACGTCCCGGTCTCCGCCGTGAACCTCATCATCACCTCGGCCCACGAAATGTGGGCGGTGCGGTGGCCCGACACCCACGACCTCTTCCTCATCGACAACAGGGTCCTCTCGGAACCGATGGACCGGCACAGCAGCCACGGCATGCGGATCAGATCGGCGGAGCTGGGAGAACATCCCTCGGTGCTCGTCGCCAGCGAGAAACTCGACGATTCCCGTGGTTGGCAGCTGATCCAGCCGGGCGAGCTGATCCACGTCAGCGCTGATCTCAGCGTCACCCGCACCCGGGTAATCGATGGCCCGCCCCGTTTTCCGCTGGCGCCGATCACCCACGACTGA
- a CDS encoding XRE family transcriptional regulator: MSTSDCRRGNPGFLFPERLTIARQRRGLTKTALAAEVGVTPRTITRYETDGAPLDMGASLSTALGFPARYFERPLPEVLSADTVAFRAGQRVSARARHAAVATGTHGVELAWWVRERFTVPAPNVPRLDYDSPEEAALTLRTLWGLGTKPLPNLVQLAESHGIAVLGLPPIAGEVDAFSTWVGQQPFIFLARRRTPEGVRFDVAHEIGHLVMHSSRQSGAPQDEGEANRFASEFLMPTETVRRYLPSNPAVPDLLRVKKYFGASAQAMARKAKTIGLQTEWTARMNQVELDKLGYRKAEPGGMAAYERSRVFDFIFSSERSTRYTPAGMAQELALPDEEVHALTLNSVMVGAPSAGGAFLAGSVPGTEPAAAPRLRVVK; encoded by the coding sequence ATGTCGACTTCAGACTGCAGGAGGGGTAATCCCGGCTTCCTCTTTCCGGAGCGACTCACCATTGCACGGCAACGACGCGGCCTGACCAAGACCGCTCTGGCCGCCGAGGTCGGCGTGACCCCGCGAACGATCACCCGATACGAAACCGACGGAGCGCCGCTGGACATGGGGGCGTCGCTCAGTACTGCCCTCGGGTTCCCGGCCCGGTACTTTGAGCGCCCCCTGCCTGAGGTGCTGTCCGCTGACACCGTGGCCTTCCGCGCCGGGCAGCGCGTCAGCGCCCGGGCCCGCCACGCGGCGGTGGCCACCGGAACACACGGCGTCGAGCTGGCGTGGTGGGTGCGGGAACGCTTCACCGTCCCGGCCCCCAACGTGCCGCGGCTGGACTACGACAGTCCCGAAGAGGCGGCCCTGACCCTGCGCACGCTGTGGGGGCTGGGCACGAAACCGCTGCCGAACCTGGTGCAGCTGGCGGAGTCCCACGGCATCGCCGTGCTCGGGCTCCCGCCGATCGCGGGGGAGGTCGATGCGTTCTCGACCTGGGTGGGGCAGCAGCCCTTCATTTTTCTCGCCCGCCGCCGCACCCCGGAGGGCGTCCGCTTCGACGTCGCCCATGAAATCGGCCACCTGGTCATGCACTCCTCCCGACAGTCCGGCGCGCCGCAGGACGAGGGGGAGGCGAACCGTTTCGCCTCGGAGTTCCTGATGCCGACCGAGACGGTCCGACGGTACCTTCCCTCTAACCCGGCCGTGCCTGACCTGCTGCGGGTGAAGAAGTATTTCGGCGCCTCCGCCCAGGCGATGGCCCGAAAAGCGAAGACCATCGGGTTGCAGACCGAGTGGACGGCCCGCATGAACCAGGTGGAGCTGGACAAACTCGGGTACCGGAAGGCCGAGCCGGGCGGGATGGCGGCGTACGAGCGTTCCCGGGTCTTCGATTTCATCTTCTCCAGCGAGCGCTCAACCCGGTACACGCCGGCGGGCATGGCACAGGAGCTCGCGCTTCCCGACGAGGAAGTCCACGCTCTCACCCTCAATTCCGTCATGGTCGGGGCCCCGTCGGCTGGAGGGGCCTTTCTTGCTGGCTCGGTTCCGGGAACTGAGCCGGCAGCAGCGCCACGCTTGCGGGTGGTGAAGTAG
- a CDS encoding GmrSD restriction endonuclease domain-containing protein, whose translation MAKTLFRDTSFGLLHLVSSIERGDIALPELQRPFVWKNASVRDLFDSMYKGFPVGNLLMWETGADANARQIGTGDKESRAPRWLVVDGQQRLTSLFSVFTGQEVVREDYSTSRIVLSFRPRDESFEVAGGITRNDPEYLPDITLLWSDDYKKVKREFFRRLQDAKGELSDDEVDAMDDVLDQVRSLQSFPFHVIELDAAIDEEQLAEVFVRINSGGVKLNQADFILTIMSVFWDEGRKELEAFAQACKTPAKGTSSPFNWMIAPQPDQLLRVCIALAFRRAVMRHAYSVLRGKDLATGIVSAEARESQFARLQEAQKHVLDVTFWHEYLRCLERAGFRGEKMITSENAVIFSYVMWLVGRIDYQVPVDELREVIARWFFMAHTTRRYTGSFETQVERDLASLGTVTGADGFIRHLDQIIREQLTSDFWTITMPNELGTSASRSPALSAYLAGLNILDAESLMSTGRVRDRLDPAVTSTKGIERHHLFPKAYLSKKIGISDPKKINQIANMALVEWNVNIDISDSAPSEYWPKVIEAKGHLTEDRIAEQRRLHALPDSWPEIDYKEFLEQRRHLMAAVTREAFEKLASEQ comes from the coding sequence ATGGCGAAGACACTGTTTCGGGATACCTCCTTTGGCCTGCTGCACCTGGTGTCCAGCATCGAGCGCGGCGATATTGCCCTGCCCGAACTACAACGCCCCTTCGTGTGGAAAAACGCCTCAGTCCGGGATCTCTTTGACTCGATGTACAAGGGATTTCCCGTCGGCAACCTCCTGATGTGGGAAACCGGCGCAGATGCCAACGCCCGACAGATCGGCACAGGAGACAAGGAATCCCGCGCACCCCGGTGGCTAGTCGTGGACGGTCAGCAACGCCTGACGTCGCTGTTTTCTGTTTTCACCGGGCAAGAGGTCGTCCGCGAGGACTACAGCACCTCTCGCATCGTGCTGTCGTTTCGCCCCCGCGACGAGTCCTTTGAGGTGGCCGGCGGGATCACCCGCAATGACCCCGAGTATCTGCCCGATATCACCCTTTTGTGGTCGGATGACTATAAAAAGGTCAAGCGCGAATTCTTCCGCCGGCTCCAGGACGCCAAGGGTGAGCTCTCCGACGATGAGGTCGACGCGATGGACGATGTGCTCGACCAGGTGCGCAGCCTGCAGAGCTTTCCCTTCCATGTCATCGAACTCGATGCCGCCATCGACGAAGAACAGCTCGCCGAGGTCTTCGTGCGGATCAACTCCGGTGGTGTGAAGCTCAACCAGGCGGACTTCATCCTCACGATCATGAGCGTGTTCTGGGACGAGGGCCGCAAGGAACTCGAAGCCTTCGCCCAAGCCTGCAAAACCCCGGCCAAAGGCACCTCCTCGCCGTTTAACTGGATGATCGCACCCCAGCCCGACCAACTCCTGCGGGTGTGTATTGCCCTGGCATTTCGCCGCGCGGTCATGCGTCACGCCTACTCGGTGCTGCGCGGCAAGGACCTGGCCACCGGGATAGTCTCCGCTGAGGCGCGGGAGTCGCAGTTCGCTCGGCTCCAGGAGGCCCAGAAGCACGTTCTCGATGTCACCTTCTGGCATGAGTACCTCCGCTGTCTGGAGCGGGCGGGATTCCGCGGTGAGAAGATGATCACCAGTGAAAACGCCGTGATCTTCAGCTACGTCATGTGGCTGGTCGGGCGCATCGATTACCAGGTGCCGGTCGATGAGCTGCGCGAGGTCATCGCCCGCTGGTTTTTCATGGCACACACTACCCGCCGGTATACCGGCTCGTTTGAGACCCAGGTCGAACGCGACCTGGCCTCACTAGGGACCGTCACGGGCGCCGATGGTTTCATTCGTCATCTGGATCAGATCATCCGGGAGCAGCTGACCAGCGACTTCTGGACGATCACGATGCCCAACGAACTCGGTACCTCCGCCTCGAGGAGCCCCGCCCTGTCGGCGTATCTGGCCGGGTTGAACATTCTCGATGCGGAGTCGTTGATGTCCACCGGCCGGGTCCGGGACCGGTTGGACCCGGCCGTTACCTCTACCAAGGGTATTGAACGCCACCACCTGTTCCCCAAGGCCTACCTGTCGAAGAAAATAGGCATTTCTGATCCCAAGAAGATCAACCAGATCGCCAACATGGCCCTGGTCGAGTGGAACGTCAATATCGACATCTCCGATAGTGCGCCCTCGGAGTACTGGCCGAAGGTCATCGAGGCGAAGGGCCATCTCACGGAGGACAGGATCGCTGAGCAGCGCAGACTTCACGCACTCCCGGACAGCTGGCCTGAGATCGATTACAAGGAGTTCCTTGAGCAGCGCCGACATCTGATGGCGGCCGTTACCCGCGAAGCATTCGAAAAGCTTGCTTCCGAACAATAA